The Psychromonas sp. MME1 genome window below encodes:
- a CDS encoding deoxynucleoside kinase yields the protein MNKFIVFEGLDACGKTTLSSLYAKDRSSVVHSAVVKEAKALRKVIDSYQSKESALLFFLLNNLLKSHEVSGALESGDVVLDRYIFSTLAYQTIILEEDIVKQIFDTLKITQNILLPEVIVFVKADAETINSRIETRGGTLQWYGDAITQNNCVETAYKKIFQWFDIPIVEIDTSEKHGRSVEENYQLMKDQIDLVLSGGSN from the coding sequence ATGAATAAATTTATTGTTTTTGAAGGACTGGATGCCTGCGGAAAAACAACGTTAAGCTCACTTTATGCAAAAGATAGAAGCTCAGTTGTTCATTCTGCTGTAGTGAAAGAAGCAAAGGCATTACGAAAGGTCATTGACTCCTACCAGTCAAAGGAGAGCGCTTTACTGTTTTTTTTGTTGAACAACTTATTAAAGAGTCATGAAGTCTCGGGTGCATTAGAATCTGGAGATGTGGTACTGGACAGGTATATCTTTTCAACCTTGGCATACCAGACAATTATACTTGAAGAAGATATAGTCAAGCAGATCTTTGATACGCTTAAAATTACCCAAAATATTCTTCTTCCTGAAGTAATTGTCTTTGTTAAGGCTGATGCTGAAACTATAAACAGTAGGATAGAGACCAGAGGAGGCACACTTCAGTGGTACGGCGATGCTATAACGCAAAATAATTGTGTAGAAACAGCCTACAAAAAAATATTTCAGTGGTTTGATATTCCCATTGTAGAGATTGACACATCAGAAAAACATGGTCGGTCTGTGGAAGAAAATTATCAGCTAATGAAAGACCAGATTGATCTCGTTCTCTCTGGAGGGAGTAATTAA
- the glmS gene encoding glutamine--fructose-6-phosphate transaminase (isomerizing), whose protein sequence is MCGIVGAVAQRDVADILLEGLKRLEYRGYDSAGLAIISETGELQRLRRVGKVKSLADAVADHPVSGGTGIAHTRWATHGEPNEANAHPHTSNDRIAVVHNGIIENHATLRDQLQQQGYQFTSDTDTEVITHLVHLHLQTESSLLKAVQKTVKQLEGAYGTVVIDKNDPQRIIVARSGSPLVVGYGLGEHFVASDQLALLPVTRRFSFLEEGDVAEITRKSVNIYDLDGNSVEREVTESAVSHDAGDKGQYKHYMLKEIYEQPVALQRTIEGRISNGKVVDNTFGEGAEKLLKDVKHVQIIACGTSYHSAMTARYWFEAIAGVSCNVEIASEFRYRKSMVMPNSLLVTISQSGETADTLAALRLAKEIGYMTSLTICNVPGSSLVRESDMAYMMKAGAEIGVASTKAFTVQLAGLMMLVAAIGRHNALTVQGEADIVAALQSLPAKIEQALGMDKAIQELAEDFADKHHSLFLGRGDQYPIAMEGALKLKEISYIHAEAYAAGELKHGPLALVDADMPVIVVAPNNELVEKLKSNVEEVRARGGLMYVFADKNAHFKSDKTMKVLEVPTCDPLLAPIIYTIPLQLLSYYVALIKGTDVDQPRNLAKSVTVE, encoded by the coding sequence ATGTGTGGAATAGTGGGCGCGGTAGCGCAAAGGGATGTAGCGGATATTTTACTTGAAGGATTAAAACGTCTTGAATACCGAGGTTATGATTCAGCGGGATTGGCTATCATTTCTGAAACAGGGGAATTACAACGTTTACGTCGTGTAGGTAAGGTGAAATCATTGGCTGATGCAGTGGCCGATCACCCTGTTTCTGGTGGGACGGGGATAGCACATACCCGTTGGGCAACGCACGGTGAACCAAATGAAGCTAATGCGCATCCACATACCTCTAATGACAGAATTGCAGTTGTGCATAATGGTATCATTGAAAACCACGCAACATTACGTGACCAGTTACAACAGCAGGGTTACCAATTTACCTCCGATACCGATACCGAAGTAATTACTCACCTCGTTCATCTACACCTACAAACTGAGTCGTCACTACTCAAAGCGGTGCAAAAAACCGTCAAACAGTTGGAAGGAGCCTATGGCACCGTAGTGATCGATAAAAATGATCCGCAACGTATAATCGTTGCTCGCTCTGGCAGCCCATTAGTCGTTGGTTATGGGCTTGGCGAGCACTTTGTTGCCTCCGATCAATTGGCATTGCTACCTGTAACTCGTCGTTTTTCCTTTTTAGAAGAGGGAGATGTTGCTGAAATTACCCGTAAAAGCGTCAATATCTATGATTTAGATGGAAATAGTGTTGAAAGAGAGGTAACAGAGTCAGCCGTTAGCCATGATGCGGGTGACAAAGGGCAGTATAAACATTACATGCTTAAAGAGATTTATGAGCAACCCGTCGCGCTACAACGTACTATTGAAGGGCGAATTAGCAATGGGAAAGTCGTTGATAATACCTTTGGTGAAGGGGCTGAAAAGTTACTCAAAGATGTTAAGCATGTACAAATTATCGCCTGTGGTACAAGTTATCATTCAGCTATGACTGCGCGTTACTGGTTTGAAGCTATTGCCGGCGTTTCCTGTAATGTTGAAATTGCCTCCGAATTTCGTTATCGCAAATCGATGGTCATGCCTAACAGCCTGTTGGTTACGATTTCCCAATCGGGTGAAACGGCTGATACCTTAGCGGCATTGCGTCTTGCTAAAGAAATTGGTTATATGACTAGTTTAACCATTTGTAACGTTCCCGGTTCATCGCTGGTACGCGAATCGGATATGGCTTATATGATGAAAGCGGGTGCGGAGATTGGCGTGGCATCAACCAAGGCATTTACCGTACAACTGGCTGGATTAATGATGTTAGTCGCAGCAATCGGTCGCCATAATGCGTTAACTGTACAAGGGGAAGCGGATATCGTCGCTGCGCTACAAAGCTTACCCGCAAAAATCGAGCAGGCATTAGGGATGGATAAAGCGATTCAGGAATTGGCCGAAGATTTTGCCGATAAACACCATAGCCTATTTTTAGGGCGTGGCGATCAATACCCAATCGCGATGGAAGGAGCGCTTAAACTTAAAGAGATCTCCTATATTCACGCCGAAGCCTATGCCGCTGGTGAATTAAAACATGGTCCTTTGGCATTGGTGGATGCTGATATGCCAGTTATCGTCGTTGCGCCAAATAATGAGCTCGTTGAAAAATTAAAATCAAATGTCGAAGAGGTACGTGCCCGTGGCGGTTTGATGTATGTTTTTGCCGATAAAAATGCCCATTTTAAAAGCGATAAAACAATGAAGGTATTAGAAGTACCAACCTGTGATCCTTTACTGGCACCGATCATCTACACCATTCCCTTACAACTGTTGAGTTATTATGTGGCACTCATAAAAGGTACGGATGTTGACCAACCAAGAAATTTAGCCAAAAGCGTGACAGTGGAATAA
- a CDS encoding HD domain-containing phosphohydrolase, protein MESKQQNITILVVDDVPENIQLIHNTLSKDYTIRAATSGKRALQLAEKHPLPDLILLDVMMPEMDGFETCKQLKMNTITSNIPIMFVTAKTETVDETKGFTLGAVDYISKPISPIVLKLRVETQLKLANRERHLEEMVKKRTQELEQSRCNLIYRLGKAAEFRDNETSFHLVRVSHYSKTLAEHIGMTKPWCKLLVDAAPMHDIGKIGVPDAVLLKPGRLTPDERLVIEQHPIFGGEILSGDDSPLLVMAHEIALSHHERWDGTGYPYKLAGEEIPLSARIVSIADVFDALTTTRPYKQGWPLEDAIDFIGKGSGTMFDPQLVSAFFECIDKIKSIYSDTSSELRVAE, encoded by the coding sequence ATGGAATCAAAGCAACAGAACATAACTATTTTGGTCGTTGATGATGTCCCTGAAAACATCCAACTTATCCATAATACATTATCAAAAGATTATACCATTCGTGCCGCGACATCAGGTAAAAGAGCACTGCAACTTGCCGAGAAGCACCCCCTACCGGATTTGATTTTACTTGATGTGATGATGCCAGAAATGGATGGCTTTGAAACCTGCAAACAGCTCAAAATGAACACCATAACCTCAAACATTCCAATTATGTTTGTCACTGCCAAAACAGAAACAGTAGATGAAACGAAAGGTTTTACACTCGGTGCAGTGGATTATATCTCCAAACCTATTAGTCCAATCGTCCTTAAATTACGCGTTGAAACCCAACTTAAATTGGCAAATCGCGAACGCCACCTCGAAGAAATGGTGAAAAAACGCACGCAGGAGCTAGAGCAAAGTCGTTGCAACCTTATCTATCGACTTGGCAAAGCCGCAGAATTTCGCGATAACGAAACAAGTTTTCATTTGGTACGCGTCAGCCACTACAGCAAAACATTAGCTGAACATATCGGCATGACTAAACCATGGTGCAAATTATTAGTGGATGCAGCCCCCATGCATGATATAGGTAAAATCGGCGTGCCTGATGCCGTGCTACTAAAACCAGGGCGACTCACTCCCGATGAGCGCTTAGTCATAGAGCAACACCCTATTTTTGGCGGTGAAATTTTAAGTGGAGATGATTCTCCCTTGTTGGTAATGGCACATGAAATTGCATTAAGCCACCATGAGCGTTGGGATGGCACTGGTTACCCCTATAAGTTAGCAGGCGAGGAAATTCCCTTATCAGCTCGAATTGTTTCCATTGCCGATGTGTTTGATGCCCTAACCACCACAAGGCCCTATAAACAGGGTTGGCCATTAGAGGATGCGATAGACTTTATTGGCAAAGGCAGCGGCACAATGTTTGACCCACAATTAGTCAGCGCCTTTTTTGAATGCATTGATAAGATTAAATCGATTTATAGTGATACAAGCTCAGAGTTAAGAGTAGCAGAGTAA
- a CDS encoding deoxynucleoside kinase, with amino-acid sequence MNKFIVFEGLDACGKTTLSSLYAKQRNSVVYSAVVEESQELRKVIDCYQSKESALLFFLLNNFLKSHEVSGALQSGDVILDRYIFSTLAYQSIMLGENTVRSLFDTLNIAERLILPDVIVFVKADAETIKSRIKARVGNGQWYGDEITQNNCVESPYKKIFKWFDIPIVEIDTSEKHGRSIAENYQLMQEKIDRVLSAGKN; translated from the coding sequence ATGAATAAATTTATTGTTTTTGAAGGTCTTGATGCTTGTGGAAAAACAACGCTGAGCTCACTTTATGCAAAACAGAGAAATTCCGTTGTTTATTCCGCAGTGGTGGAAGAATCACAGGAACTGAGAAAAGTTATTGACTGTTATCAGTCAAAGGAAAGCGCTTTGTTATTTTTTTTGTTGAATAACTTTTTAAAGAGTCATGAGGTCTCTGGTGCTTTACAGTCGGGGGATGTCATACTAGACAGATACATATTTTCAACCTTGGCATACCAGAGCATTATGCTTGGAGAAAATACAGTTAGGAGCCTCTTTGATACCCTTAATATTGCTGAAAGACTTATTCTTCCTGACGTCATCGTTTTTGTTAAGGCTGATGCGGAAACGATAAAGAGCAGGATAAAAGCCAGAGTTGGTAATGGCCAATGGTACGGTGATGAAATAACACAAAATAACTGTGTAGAGAGTCCCTACAAAAAGATTTTTAAGTGGTTTGATATTCCCATTGTAGAGATTGATACATCAGAAAAGCATGGTCGCTCGATAGCTGAAAATTATCAGCTGATGCAAGAAAAGATTGATCGTGTTCTTTCTGCTGGAAAAAATTAA
- a CDS encoding transporter substrate-binding domain-containing protein encodes MKETIQNNNLKIKNLFSGCFIAAKRLFLLVVICFCVIKPTFADHADVKNISQIQPFSQYLKRPKVTMILDTKRSYWQQVAKFSNIAAEDLNIELNIVYGDGTVNTLLDLGKQAIKEQVQGLIFVPILGQGDELLDAANQHDIPVITLQSDFRQSSTLLRGLFSNWIGRVHGDDFVTGRKIIQQLLPPSNIEDDETLLIIAGLESSEEVQKRIKGIEKYVKERNPNTQLTVAYTDWSAEQALAAYQNAGPQQSVIVMNAEMALAVAEAAKNDPSDVKPKIAAMNWLPGIADAIQDKSIYAAVANTEFYGAFAVVLMFDYFHGKEAQLQNFDFSISPLLVAQNSYMEYQKLLSFDDLRPDFFQVSRALNDDLLVADFRVESLLPNSQTQLFIATLSPQEKAFILNHRLIRVGVDPKGGPLDFIDGNSHHQGVMADLIREVVPILPLKFIFENKGSWKNARQGVLNGQLEMLSIVANHPLRQEDMLLTNELYRVPPAIITLDSTYGIDSLSDLSGKRVSVVDGNITQLQLLEDYPDIQLVPFKSVELALQAVVDKKTTAAFVIAPSATPFLNAVKFNNLQIVAFSDYRFGLSIGVRNDLPELQSILNKAFLTLPENRIKEIESRWIRDQYTVGFNKQQVWEWVQQAAFSVVLILVFFSIWASRLKQEVSHRKLTEAQLIASAKKFQVLFESAIEPCVILDEKENIFQINSSFAELFGLTEVKAIEGKSLAAIHAGNPKVNDIHEQFAHAFKFGSCAFEVEMTILNGATIPIEVRLKKIELDGEFYILASFQDLSERRLVSQLIESERDTLKQVLGNSPVGVWMCRDKTCLYVNRTMLKMTGLRVGNSLLDIFANHEDYMKNIHSIDSTSTDVVFETIILDVDGNKRNMLITTYHAQYDNGYANLCWAQDITESKQAQLELATAKEGAEAANEAKSNFLANMSHEIRTPMNAILGMSYLALQTDLSSKQRDYVSKVHQAASSLLGIVNDILDFSKIEAHKLDIDNIDFDLSDLLSNLLNVLSHKLDEKQIEFIINLSKDTPRYLHGDPLRLNQILINFCNNAIKFSPNNSDVLLSCTVNSIGKNAELTFCVEDFGIGISENQQRRLFRSFEQGDASTSRKFGGTGLGLAISKRLAELLGGEVWCESELGQGSRFYVKVRLAVVSHFESEVIFQALAQQTLILAGLPARVSYMLASYAKMVNMDAIACDHENLKATLAQATDRAVVMCEISAVNESLLQTLSLYPETKLLTIGRVSEEELVDDIIARYPQTRFQSKPLTPVAVGNTLIALLTDDSALTKPKEDHSLGALKKKLAGANVLLVEDNLLNQQLAKEYLEQANINVTIANNGQEAVNLTTQHHYDCVLMDGQMPVMDGYQATKKIRERYSADQLPIIAMTANALNEDVDRALNCGMNSQINKPVHIKNLYLEMAKWITVTEVKPLLLLDSKENRSSEALTLPKIAGLNCEHLKMMVNDDIPFAIKLLELFVSSTRKLSAEIEESIQQRDVTWLLRSLHTLKGISANIGAEQLSKIALRHENELKAQQEIDFSDCSEKLLNLQLELNQLVDGLALWLSSRQQHVQLIEMDDLQLRQLLNDLQQSLEESSTDALDWTEQLSQVPQLQSYRKTLNQLKKDVEQFNFDQALNKLSELRTKMNS; translated from the coding sequence GTGAAAGAAACAATTCAAAATAATAACCTTAAGATAAAAAATCTGTTTTCTGGCTGTTTTATTGCCGCAAAGAGACTCTTTTTGTTAGTTGTCATCTGTTTTTGCGTCATAAAACCAACTTTTGCAGACCATGCCGATGTAAAAAACATAAGCCAGATTCAACCTTTTAGCCAATATTTAAAGCGTCCTAAAGTAACCATGATTTTAGATACAAAGCGCAGCTATTGGCAGCAAGTTGCTAAGTTTTCCAATATTGCAGCGGAGGACCTAAATATTGAATTGAATATCGTTTATGGTGATGGAACGGTTAATACCCTGCTTGATTTAGGTAAGCAAGCGATTAAAGAGCAAGTTCAAGGGCTTATTTTTGTGCCTATTTTAGGCCAAGGGGATGAGTTGCTCGATGCGGCTAATCAGCATGATATTCCTGTGATCACCTTACAATCAGACTTTAGGCAATCATCAACTTTATTAAGGGGGCTTTTCTCGAATTGGATAGGGCGTGTTCATGGCGACGACTTCGTGACGGGCAGAAAAATTATTCAGCAATTGTTACCTCCGAGCAATATTGAGGATGATGAAACGCTGCTGATTATTGCCGGGTTGGAGAGTAGTGAGGAGGTGCAGAAGCGTATAAAGGGGATTGAAAAATATGTTAAAGAGCGTAATCCCAACACACAGCTCACTGTTGCTTATACTGATTGGAGTGCCGAGCAAGCCTTAGCTGCTTATCAAAATGCAGGGCCACAACAAAGCGTTATTGTGATGAATGCGGAAATGGCTTTAGCCGTTGCGGAGGCGGCAAAAAACGACCCAAGTGATGTAAAGCCTAAAATTGCGGCGATGAATTGGTTGCCTGGGATTGCTGATGCAATACAGGATAAAAGTATATATGCCGCCGTTGCAAATACCGAGTTTTATGGTGCCTTCGCCGTGGTGCTCATGTTTGATTATTTTCATGGTAAGGAAGCACAGCTACAAAACTTTGATTTTTCTATTTCGCCTTTGCTTGTGGCACAAAATAGTTATATGGAATATCAAAAGCTATTAAGTTTTGATGATTTGCGGCCTGATTTTTTTCAGGTTTCACGGGCTTTAAATGATGATTTACTGGTGGCTGATTTTCGCGTTGAAAGCTTACTCCCTAACTCTCAAACGCAGTTATTTATAGCGACCTTATCACCACAGGAAAAAGCGTTTATTTTAAATCACCGTCTTATTCGGGTGGGGGTCGACCCAAAGGGGGGGCCATTAGATTTTATTGATGGTAACTCACATCATCAAGGGGTAATGGCCGATCTTATCAGAGAGGTTGTCCCCATCTTGCCGCTTAAATTTATCTTTGAAAATAAAGGATCCTGGAAAAATGCGCGGCAGGGGGTATTAAATGGACAGTTAGAGATGCTCTCTATTGTTGCCAATCACCCCTTGCGTCAAGAGGATATGTTACTGACTAATGAGTTATATCGAGTACCTCCGGCTATTATTACCCTCGATAGTACATACGGGATAGATAGCCTTAGCGATTTAAGCGGTAAACGGGTGAGTGTGGTTGATGGCAATATTACTCAATTGCAGCTGTTGGAGGATTATCCTGATATTCAATTGGTGCCATTTAAAAGTGTCGAGCTAGCCTTGCAGGCCGTGGTCGATAAAAAAACCACAGCGGCATTTGTGATTGCTCCCTCGGCAACGCCATTTCTTAACGCGGTTAAGTTTAATAATTTGCAAATTGTTGCCTTTTCCGATTATCGTTTTGGTCTCTCCATTGGAGTCCGTAATGACTTGCCCGAGCTTCAGAGTATATTAAATAAAGCTTTTTTAACGCTTCCTGAGAATAGAATTAAAGAAATTGAAAGTCGCTGGATACGTGACCAATACACTGTTGGTTTTAATAAACAGCAGGTGTGGGAGTGGGTGCAGCAGGCTGCATTTTCGGTTGTATTGATTCTTGTTTTTTTTAGTATATGGGCAAGTCGCTTAAAGCAAGAGGTTTCTCACCGAAAATTGACCGAAGCGCAATTAATAGCCAGTGCCAAAAAGTTCCAAGTGTTGTTTGAATCGGCGATTGAGCCTTGCGTTATATTGGATGAAAAAGAGAATATTTTTCAAATAAACTCATCATTTGCTGAGTTGTTCGGGCTAACAGAAGTTAAGGCGATAGAAGGGAAAAGTCTTGCAGCTATTCACGCTGGCAACCCTAAGGTAAATGATATACATGAGCAATTTGCTCATGCCTTTAAGTTTGGCAGCTGTGCATTTGAAGTTGAAATGACAATATTAAATGGTGCGACTATTCCGATAGAAGTGCGTTTAAAGAAAATAGAGCTGGATGGGGAATTCTATATTCTCGCTTCTTTTCAAGATTTGAGCGAGCGGCGTCTGGTTAGTCAATTAATAGAAAGTGAGCGAGATACCTTAAAGCAAGTGTTGGGTAATAGCCCCGTTGGGGTGTGGATGTGTCGCGATAAAACATGCCTGTATGTTAATCGCACTATGCTGAAAATGACAGGATTAAGGGTGGGTAATTCTTTATTAGATATTTTTGCTAATCACGAAGACTATATGAAAAATATCCATAGTATTGATTCTACATCAACGGATGTTGTCTTCGAAACGATCATATTAGATGTCGATGGTAATAAACGTAATATGCTGATCACCACTTATCATGCTCAATATGATAATGGGTATGCTAATCTCTGCTGGGCGCAGGACATTACCGAAAGTAAGCAAGCTCAATTAGAGCTCGCTACCGCTAAAGAGGGGGCTGAAGCAGCGAATGAAGCTAAGTCAAACTTCTTAGCCAATATGTCCCATGAAATACGCACCCCGATGAATGCGATTTTGGGTATGTCTTACTTGGCTCTACAAACAGACCTTTCTAGTAAGCAGCGTGATTATGTCTCGAAAGTGCATCAAGCCGCTTCTTCGTTGCTCGGTATCGTTAATGATATTTTAGATTTTTCAAAAATTGAAGCACATAAATTAGATATTGATAATATTGACTTCGACTTGTCCGATTTATTGAGTAATCTGCTCAATGTTTTAAGCCATAAACTCGATGAAAAGCAGATTGAATTTATTATCAATTTATCCAAAGATACGCCGCGTTATTTACACGGTGATCCACTTCGCTTAAATCAAATTTTGATTAATTTTTGTAATAATGCCATTAAATTTTCACCAAATAATAGCGATGTATTGTTGAGTTGCACCGTCAATAGCATAGGAAAAAATGCCGAACTGACTTTTTGCGTGGAAGATTTCGGAATTGGTATCTCGGAAAATCAGCAACGTCGATTATTCCGCTCCTTTGAGCAAGGAGATGCTTCGACATCTCGTAAGTTTGGTGGTACTGGGCTAGGGTTGGCTATCAGTAAGCGGTTGGCGGAGTTATTAGGGGGAGAAGTTTGGTGTGAAAGTGAATTAGGTCAAGGTAGCCGTTTTTATGTCAAGGTTCGCCTTGCCGTTGTTTCACATTTTGAATCAGAGGTTATATTTCAAGCGCTCGCGCAGCAGACGCTTATTTTAGCAGGCCTACCAGCGCGGGTAAGTTATATGCTGGCATCCTATGCGAAAATGGTCAATATGGATGCGATTGCATGTGACCATGAAAATTTAAAGGCAACCCTTGCGCAGGCAACTGATCGCGCTGTTGTTATGTGTGAAATTAGCGCTGTTAATGAATCGTTACTACAGACTTTATCCTTATACCCGGAGACCAAACTACTGACCATTGGGCGTGTTAGTGAAGAGGAACTCGTCGATGATATTATTGCGCGTTATCCACAGACTCGTTTTCAAAGTAAACCTTTAACTCCGGTTGCCGTTGGCAACACGTTAATTGCCCTGTTAACTGATGACTCCGCTTTGACCAAACCCAAGGAGGACCATTCATTAGGCGCACTGAAAAAGAAGCTTGCAGGTGCGAATGTCTTACTGGTTGAGGACAATTTACTTAACCAACAGTTGGCAAAAGAGTACCTTGAACAAGCGAATATAAACGTCACCATCGCCAATAACGGGCAGGAGGCGGTAAATCTAACGACACAACATCACTACGATTGCGTGTTAATGGACGGGCAAATGCCGGTGATGGATGGTTATCAGGCGACAAAAAAAATCCGCGAGCGCTACTCGGCAGATCAATTACCCATTATCGCGATGACAGCTAATGCACTGAATGAAGATGTTGATCGCGCACTCAATTGTGGGATGAACAGCCAAATAAACAAACCGGTGCATATAAAAAATCTCTATCTTGAAATGGCGAAGTGGATCACAGTAACCGAAGTTAAGCCTTTGTTGCTGTTGGATAGCAAAGAAAATCGGTCATCGGAGGCGTTGACGTTACCGAAGATTGCGGGACTTAATTGTGAACATTTAAAAATGATGGTTAATGATGACATCCCTTTTGCGATCAAATTACTGGAGTTATTTGTCAGCTCTACGCGAAAATTATCTGCAGAAATTGAAGAGAGTATTCAGCAACGAGATGTAACTTGGCTGCTACGTTCTTTACATACATTAAAAGGTATCTCTGCAAATATCGGTGCAGAGCAGCTTAGTAAGATTGCTTTACGGCATGAAAATGAGTTAAAAGCACAACAGGAAATTGATTTTAGCGACTGCTCTGAAAAGCTATTAAATCTACAATTAGAGCTGAATCAGCTAGTTGATGGCCTTGCACTATGGTTGTCAAGTAGACAGCAGCACGTTCAGCTAATAGAGATGGATGATCTGCAACTGAGACAATTACTTAATGACCTTCAACAGAGTTTAGAAGAAAGCAGTACAGACGCTTTAGATTGGACCGAACAATTATCACAGGTGCCACAGTTACAATCGTATCGAAAAACATTAAATCAATTAAAAAAAGATGTAGAACAGTTTAATTTTGATCAAGCGTTGAATAAATTAAGTGAGTTACGCACGAAAATGAATAGTTAA
- a CDS encoding viperin family antiviral radical SAM protein — MSNSFDELVINYHVTEICNYSCKFCYAKWDRPNEIHTQGYNAELMLEKLARYFFNEAGNKVKSVFPYKSVRINFAGGEPLILKNRFSQLIIKAKELGFNLSLITNGHYLTKEFVDNYGALFSMIGISFDSQSADVRKNIGRIDRKGNSFDEVDLINTVERLRKINPSISIKVNTVVNSLNYQESFVGLITQLQPDKWKVFQVLPVLNNHLLVTDKQFTEFGEHHAQLEGVMVIEDNDAMTNSYLMINPQGRFYQNSSTQVGYQYGELILDVSVDQALSVCEINWETFTSRYQKPSTDNAIKLISNNEYIFKQNEQLASLSQGE, encoded by the coding sequence ATGAGTAATTCATTTGACGAATTAGTAATTAATTATCACGTTACAGAGATCTGTAATTATTCATGTAAGTTTTGTTATGCAAAGTGGGATCGTCCAAACGAAATTCATACTCAAGGTTACAACGCCGAATTGATGCTAGAAAAGCTTGCTCGCTATTTTTTCAATGAAGCTGGTAATAAAGTTAAATCGGTCTTTCCTTATAAAAGTGTTCGCATTAATTTTGCAGGTGGTGAGCCACTAATCCTTAAAAACCGTTTTTCACAACTCATTATAAAAGCTAAGGAGCTTGGTTTTAACTTATCGCTTATAACTAATGGGCATTATCTAACCAAAGAGTTTGTCGATAATTATGGTGCTTTATTCTCGATGATTGGTATTAGTTTTGATAGTCAATCTGCTGATGTGAGGAAAAATATTGGAAGAATAGATCGTAAGGGTAATTCATTTGATGAAGTTGATTTAATTAATACCGTTGAACGCCTTCGCAAGATCAATCCATCTATTTCGATAAAGGTAAATACGGTTGTTAATAGTTTAAATTATCAAGAGTCATTTGTAGGGTTAATTACACAGTTGCAGCCTGATAAATGGAAGGTCTTTCAGGTTCTTCCTGTATTAAATAATCATCTGCTAGTGACTGATAAACAGTTTACTGAGTTTGGTGAACATCATGCTCAATTAGAGGGTGTGATGGTCATTGAGGATAACGATGCGATGACTAATTCATATTTAATGATCAATCCCCAAGGTCGATTTTATCAGAATAGTTCAACACAAGTAGGTTATCAATATGGCGAATTGATTCTGGATGTTAGCGTTGATCAAGCATTAAGTGTCTGCGAGATTAATTGGGAAACATTCACTAGTCGTTATCAGAAGCCTTCTACTGATAACGCAATTAAGCTTATTAGTAACAATGAATATATATTCAAACAAAACGAACAGTTAGCCTCTTTAAGTCAAGGAGAATAG